From one Formosa sediminum genomic stretch:
- a CDS encoding ABC transporter ATP-binding protein, with translation MDNVIEISNIIRDFKLGQETVHVLKGIDLTIKRGDYIAIMGPSGSGKSTLMNLLGCLDTPTAGTYVLNGKDVSKMTDDDLAEIRNTEIGFVFQTFNLLPRTTALDNVALPMVYAGYSKADRTKRAEEVLTEVGLADRMDHKPNQLSGGQRQRVAVGRALVNKPSIILADEPTGNLDSKTSVEIMGLFNTIHKQGNTVILVTHEEDIAEHAHRIIRLRDGLIESDTRNEKIVVPSPMH, from the coding sequence ATGGATAACGTTATTGAAATTTCCAACATCATTCGCGATTTTAAACTCGGTCAAGAAACCGTTCATGTTTTAAAAGGTATAGACTTAACCATTAAACGAGGCGATTATATTGCTATAATGGGGCCTTCTGGATCTGGTAAATCTACGCTAATGAATTTACTTGGATGCTTAGACACTCCAACAGCTGGAACATATGTCTTAAACGGTAAAGATGTAAGTAAAATGACTGATGACGACTTGGCTGAAATAAGAAATACAGAAATTGGTTTTGTGTTTCAAACCTTTAATTTATTACCGCGAACAACAGCCTTAGACAATGTGGCTTTACCTATGGTCTATGCCGGATACTCTAAAGCCGATCGCACAAAGCGTGCAGAGGAGGTTTTAACCGAAGTAGGCTTAGCAGATAGAATGGACCACAAACCCAACCAGCTTTCAGGTGGTCAACGTCAGCGTGTCGCTGTAGGACGGGCTCTTGTTAATAAACCTTCAATAATACTAGCCGATGAACCTACAGGAAATCTAGACTCAAAAACCTCTGTAGAAATTATGGGACTTTTTAATACCATCCATAAACAAGGAAATACGGTTATATTAGTAACTCACGAAGAAGATATTGCAGAACATGCCCATCGCATTATCCGCTTACGCGATGGTTTAATAGAAAGCGATACTAGAAATGAAAAAATTGTAGTGCCCTCACCTATGCACTAA
- a CDS encoding O-methyltransferase — MHSPFVYQLVTNCFYNKKTHTDYQLIAQYKSALLKQTTPLHITDLGTGSMYTKSNIRTVKSIAKHSGASLKRAKLLYRLANYFKFKNSLELGTSLGISTHAIALGHTDGQITSIEGCPNIAKFTAQTLKKNNIKNAEVLIGDFSIKIPKLKQNTFDFILFDGNHNKKATLDYFETLLPKTHNDSVFIFDDIYWTKGMTEAWETIKKHPKVTVTIDTFQYGFVFFRSEQAKEHFTIRL; from the coding sequence GTGCATTCTCCCTTTGTTTATCAATTGGTTACCAACTGTTTTTACAATAAAAAAACACATACCGATTACCAGTTAATAGCACAATATAAAAGTGCGCTTTTAAAACAAACCACGCCGCTTCACATTACCGATTTAGGTACTGGATCTATGTATACAAAAAGTAATATTAGAACGGTAAAAAGTATTGCAAAACACTCTGGAGCGTCTTTAAAACGTGCTAAACTTCTATATCGTTTAGCAAATTATTTTAAGTTTAAAAACAGTTTAGAATTAGGAACCTCGCTTGGTATATCTACACATGCTATTGCTTTAGGCCATACAGACGGGCAAATCACTTCTATAGAAGGGTGTCCCAATATTGCTAAATTTACTGCGCAAACCTTAAAAAAAAATAATATTAAAAATGCCGAAGTTTTAATAGGTGATTTTAGTATTAAAATTCCAAAATTAAAACAAAACACTTTCGATTTTATACTCTTTGATGGCAACCATAATAAGAAAGCGACTTTAGACTATTTTGAAACCTTATTGCCCAAAACTCATAACGACAGTGTATTTATTTTTGATGATATTTATTGGACAAAAGGCATGACCGAAGCTTGGGAAACCATTAAAAAACACCCAAAAGTCACTGTAACTATAGATACGTTTCAATATGGATTTGTCTTTTTTAGAAGCGAGCAAGCCAAAGAACATTTTACAATAAGATTATAA